Below is a window of Gemmatimonadota bacterium DNA.
GTCGCAGATTTCACACAGGGGTCTGACGGCGCCCGTGGAGGAGTGTATTACGAAGCAGGTTTCGCTCACGGACTTGATATCCCTGTAGTCTTCACCTGTAGCCAAGATTCCATAGATAACGTTCACTTCGACACCAGCCACTATAACCATATTGTTTGGCGGAATCCTGAGGAACTAAAGGAGCGCCTCGAAAACCGTATAGCAGCCGTAATTGGTGATGGACCGCTTGATAACAGAAACAACGATGTTTAAATCGCATCCTGGGGTTGGACAAGAGAACTTACTGGTTTTATTGGAGACTGTAGGTTTGTGCATAGGGTGGGAGAATCCGCGATGACTGAAATCATCTTTGAAGTGATAAAGTCCGACGAAGGCGGATATGATGCACGTGCACTCGGTCACGCTATCTTCACGCAGGGCGAGGATTGGAACGAGTTAAAGGAGATGGCAAGGAAGGCTGTGCTGTGCCATTTTGACGATGCCGAAAAACCTAAAGAGATCAGGCTGCTCCAGATCCGTGACGAAGTAATCTCCGTTTGAATATTACCTGGGAATCATAGAACAGACCATCCAACCGCAGAGCCGTCAATACGGAGTGGACAGGATGTGCTACAAAATCGTCATTGAACAGTCAGAAAACAACTATGCCGCCTATGTCCCAGACCTGCCCGGATGCGTTGCCACAGGGTACACCGAGCAGGATGTAATCACCGAGATTCGCCAAGCGATTGTGCTGCATATCGAAAGCCTGATTGAACACGGCGAGTTCGTTCCTCGACCGTAATGCATTACCCCAACATCCTCTACGGAGCGTAGACAAAGTCCGGTAATAGGACAAGTCGCTATAATCGGATTTCCGCGTAGTTGACCCGGTTAAGTGGAAGTTCTCATCGAGCCGTCAGTCAAATCGAAAGTCAAGGAGTTCAGAGTGAGCAAGCTGACCAAAATCAGATATAGCGATCTGAATGCCAGACAGCAAGAAAACTACAATTTCCACAAAGCAGCGAGTAAATTGGCCGAGTATGGATACAACAGCATCAGATTGTCCGACGATTGGAAGGGGGCCGATTTCCTGGCTTACCACTATGATGGAGATAACACCCTGAAAGTACAGTTAAAGGGGCGCACGGCCATCTACAAAAAGTATGAAGGTAAGGATCTGCACATGTGCTTCAGAATCGACGACATTTGGTATCTTGTACCGCACGATGATTTGGTGGAAATCGTCAGGACTACCTCACCAAGCACATTGACAACGCCCTCATGGGCAAAAGGGTCATATTCGTGGCCAAAGACCCCAAAAGCGATACTTGGAAAACTGTCTGATTATGCGCTTCAGTAACAGGAAGGATTTAAAGCCGCTATTTAAGACTGGTAATGAGTGTTTCCAGGTGCAGGGCACGCCGACCGATTACACTCTATTTGATTACTGGCAATGGTCTGGGTCGGATCTGTTAAGCAACACACAGCGAGGGATTATAGCGGAGTTTCTGGTTGCTAAGGCTTTGGGGGTAGCGAATTCACCTCGGCTCGAATGGGGATGGTACGATCTGGCTTCCGCGACGGGACAGAAAATCGAGGTTAAAAGCGCCTCTTACCACCAGAGTTGGTCGCAAGATAGACCATCTGACATACGGTTCAACATTTCACCCGCTCAAAGGCTATGGGATCCAGATACCAACACTTCCACATACCACGATAAACCAGTTCGTGCAAGTGCTGCTTATGTTTTCTGCCTTCTTGGGAGCCTCGAACATACTGAGCCAAATCCGCTTGATATTGACCAATGGGCTTTCTACGTCATCAGGACCAATGATCTGCCTGAGCAGAAAACTATAGGAATTAATCCATTGAAGGCACTGGTGAAGCGGATGACCAAGCGTAGCGAAACAGGATATCAGGAGTTGCGTTCAGTGATAGAGCAAATGCTCTGAGTCGGAGGAGCCAGAATAGGCGGCCAACTGTATTGGTGGCCAGCCTGTTGAGCATCCTGTAAACCGTAACTTCAATCCCACCTGAACACCACGCC
It encodes the following:
- a CDS encoding 2-oxoisovalerate dehydrogenase, translating into MTEIIFEVIKSDEGGYDARALGHAIFTQGEDWNELKEMARKAVLCHFDDAEKPKEIRLLQIRDEVISV
- a CDS encoding type II toxin-antitoxin system HicB family antitoxin; protein product: MCYKIVIEQSENNYAAYVPDLPGCVATGYTEQDVITEIRQAIVLHIESLIEHGEFVPRP